From Halapricum desulfuricans, a single genomic window includes:
- a CDS encoding adenylate kinase family protein — MRVAVTGTPGTGKTTATELLASDFEVVHLNEVIREQELTTGHDDERDTLVADLDAVESWLGDREDVVVESHLAHEFDADRVVVLRCAPDVIERRLRERGESAESARENAESEALDVILGHAVQNHGEDSVYEIETTDRSPESVAAAIEAVIAGEREPSAGTVDYTDYL; from the coding sequence GTGAGAGTCGCCGTCACCGGGACGCCCGGGACCGGGAAGACGACCGCGACGGAGTTGCTTGCGTCGGATTTCGAGGTGGTGCACCTCAACGAGGTCATCCGCGAGCAGGAACTGACGACGGGCCACGACGACGAGCGTGACACCCTGGTCGCCGATCTGGACGCCGTCGAGTCGTGGCTCGGCGATCGCGAGGACGTCGTCGTCGAGTCCCACCTGGCTCACGAGTTCGACGCCGACAGGGTGGTCGTCCTGCGGTGTGCACCCGACGTGATCGAGCGTCGGCTTCGCGAGCGTGGCGAGTCCGCGGAGTCGGCCCGGGAAAACGCCGAGAGCGAAGCGCTGGACGTCATCCTGGGCCACGCGGTCCAGAACCACGGTGAGGACAGCGTCTACGAGATCGAAACGACCGATCGCTCGCCCGAGTCGGTTGCGGCGGCGATCGAGGCCGTGATCGCCGGCGAGCGCGAACCGAGTGCCGGCACCGTCGATTACACCGACTACCTATGA
- a CDS encoding CDP-alcohol phosphatidyltransferase family protein yields the protein MTLDKYRSLADRVLNPFVTLAAKLGLTPNGVSVLAIVVAAAAAGAFYLGGEQPIFYGVGALLVFLNGGLDLIDGALARRLEMASEAGDLLDHVLDRYADIIILVGLAAGIGRYDIGLAAVTGVLMTSYLGTQAQAVGLDRVYGGLLGRADRLVLISIVGAIAVVVTEPIQGFTVVGWLLIVFAVVGHLTALQRFYYAMGDLR from the coding sequence ATGACGCTCGACAAATACCGATCGCTCGCGGATCGCGTATTGAACCCGTTCGTCACCCTCGCCGCAAAACTCGGCCTGACGCCCAACGGCGTGAGCGTGCTTGCAATCGTCGTCGCCGCCGCGGCCGCGGGAGCGTTCTATCTCGGCGGCGAGCAGCCGATCTTCTACGGTGTGGGTGCCCTGCTCGTGTTCCTCAACGGCGGGCTCGATCTGATCGACGGCGCGCTCGCCCGTCGGCTCGAGATGGCCTCCGAAGCCGGAGATCTGCTCGATCACGTCCTCGATCGCTACGCCGACATCATCATTCTCGTCGGGCTCGCGGCGGGGATCGGCCGGTACGACATCGGCCTCGCCGCGGTGACCGGTGTCCTGATGACCTCGTATCTCGGGACCCAGGCCCAGGCGGTCGGGCTGGATCGCGTGTACGGTGGACTGCTCGGTCGTGCCGATCGGCTCGTGCTGATCAGTATCGTCGGAGCGATCGCGGTGGTCGTAACCGAACCGATCCAGGGGTTCACCGTCGTCGGCTGGTTGCTGATCGTCTTCGCCGTCGTGGGCCATCTCACCGCGCTCCAGCGGTTCTACTACGCGATGGGCGACCTTCGGTGA
- the psmB gene encoding archaeal proteasome endopeptidase complex subunit beta, with protein MESAFDPELGSLPSGERDEDAVNKTGTTTIGIATADGVVVATDRRASLGGRFVSNKDVQKVEQIHPTAALTLVGSVGGAQSFIRTLRAEVNLYETRRGKGMSMQALSTLAGNFARGGPFLAINPILGGIDEEGSHVYSIDPAGGVMEDDYTVTGSGLTVAYGTLEDRYEPDMSIEQATEVAAVSIEAAAERDTGSGNGLCVAEVTEDGVDITTYDDYDI; from the coding sequence ATGGAATCGGCCTTCGATCCCGAACTGGGCTCGCTCCCCAGCGGCGAGCGCGACGAGGACGCCGTCAACAAGACCGGGACGACGACCATCGGTATCGCGACTGCGGACGGCGTCGTCGTCGCGACCGATCGGCGGGCCAGCCTCGGCGGCCGGTTCGTCTCGAACAAGGACGTCCAGAAAGTCGAGCAGATCCACCCGACCGCCGCGCTCACGCTCGTCGGCAGCGTCGGCGGCGCACAGTCGTTCATCCGGACGCTACGCGCGGAGGTCAACCTCTACGAGACGCGCCGCGGGAAGGGTATGAGCATGCAGGCACTCTCGACGCTGGCGGGCAACTTCGCTCGCGGCGGGCCGTTCCTGGCGATCAACCCGATCCTGGGCGGTATCGACGAGGAGGGGAGCCACGTCTACAGCATCGACCCCGCCGGCGGCGTTATGGAGGACGACTACACCGTTACGGGATCCGGATTGACTGTCGCATACGGGACCCTCGAGGACCGGTACGAACCGGACATGAGCATCGAGCAGGCCACCGAGGTCGCCGCCGTCTCGATCGAGGCGGCCGCCGAGCGCGACACCGGATCGGGCAACGGGCTCTGTGTCGCCGAAGTCACCGAGGACGGTGTCGATATCACGACCTACGACGACTACGACATCTAG
- a CDS encoding phosphomannomutase: MGLFGTAGIRGSVEETVTPELALSVGRAVGREADTVVVGRDGRQSGVALAAAVEAGLESAGARVVRLGQVPTPALAWASRGRYGIMLTASHNPPADNGIKLFVDGVEFDGDAEDRIERRVESGLEPAPWDEWGTVERADVLGTYRGTIADYADGHGEPLDGLTVAIDCGNGMASLATPQVLQELGGDVRALNANVDSHFDARGSKPTPETLTGLRSFVADNPDVDLGIGHDGDADRIVIVDSDGGIVHEDTVLAILAEHYTRASDAADPVVLTTPNASGRIDERVEAVGGRVERTGLGVLHEGIAAIRADASEDTEIVFAAEPWKHIHPTLGGWIDGVASAAVFARLVANVGLDALRQPVTDRPYRKDPVRCPDEHKSAAMDALETQLPEAFPDAEVSLEHGVRLSFPDGSWTLVRPSGTEPYVRVYVESEDVEAMLADVQSVVADAVEDVRGP, translated from the coding sequence ATGGGTCTGTTCGGAACGGCCGGGATACGAGGTTCCGTCGAGGAGACTGTCACGCCTGAACTCGCGCTGTCGGTCGGTCGTGCGGTCGGCCGCGAGGCGGACACTGTTGTCGTCGGACGGGACGGCCGCCAGTCCGGTGTCGCGCTGGCTGCGGCTGTCGAGGCCGGCCTGGAGAGTGCCGGCGCTCGGGTCGTCCGACTCGGGCAGGTACCGACGCCGGCGCTGGCGTGGGCATCACGCGGCCGGTACGGTATCATGTTGACGGCGAGCCACAACCCGCCGGCGGACAACGGGATCAAGCTGTTCGTCGACGGCGTCGAGTTCGACGGCGACGCCGAGGACCGGATCGAGCGACGCGTCGAGAGTGGCCTCGAGCCGGCACCCTGGGACGAGTGGGGGACCGTCGAACGCGCGGACGTGTTAGGGACGTACAGAGGGACGATCGCCGACTACGCCGATGGCCACGGCGAGCCGCTGGATGGCCTCACCGTCGCGATAGACTGTGGCAACGGGATGGCGTCGCTGGCGACGCCGCAGGTCCTCCAGGAACTCGGCGGCGACGTGCGGGCGCTCAACGCCAACGTCGACAGCCACTTCGACGCCCGTGGCAGCAAACCCACGCCGGAGACGCTGACCGGATTGCGCTCGTTCGTCGCGGACAACCCGGACGTCGATCTGGGGATCGGCCACGACGGTGACGCCGACCGGATCGTCATCGTCGACAGCGACGGCGGGATCGTCCACGAGGACACCGTGCTGGCGATCCTGGCCGAACACTACACGCGTGCCAGCGACGCGGCCGACCCGGTCGTCCTGACGACGCCCAACGCGTCCGGCCGGATCGACGAACGGGTCGAAGCCGTCGGCGGTCGCGTCGAGCGAACCGGTCTCGGTGTGCTTCACGAGGGCATCGCGGCGATCCGGGCCGACGCCAGCGAGGACACGGAGATCGTCTTCGCCGCCGAACCCTGGAAACACATCCATCCCACGTTGGGCGGGTGGATCGACGGCGTTGCCAGCGCGGCGGTGTTCGCCCGTCTCGTCGCCAACGTCGGCCTCGACGCGCTGCGGCAGCCGGTGACCGACCGGCCCTACCGCAAGGATCCCGTGCGCTGTCCGGACGAGCACAAGTCGGCAGCGATGGATGCCCTCGAAACGCAGTTGCCCGAGGCGTTCCCCGACGCCGAGGTGTCCCTGGAGCACGGCGTGCGTCTGTCATTCCCTGACGGGTCCTGGACGCTCGTCCGGCCGAGCGGGACCGAACCGTACGTCCGCGTCTACGTCGAGAGCGAGGACGTCGAGGCGATGCTCGCGGACGTCCAATCGGTCGTCGCAGACGCTGTCGAAGACGTGCGAGGCCCGTGA
- a CDS encoding DUF5673 domain-containing protein, with protein MRRFALRATLILYATLLVGPIGSVLPGNEWALFVAGGGVGAVVGLVATDIREPEQFVHTAPRGIAGFLLPLAWLVPAITRAESAVSLFVSPWFFGSVAALVWLVALLLGHEIRQNRLQEELTTLVSFEAGPPAKVRRQAKYAVSALFVVVAVAIASIVVIGGETDLTAFVWLPAMLPVWLNLFTDQKQSAEITDEGIFLQATLHEWETIDGYEHTEGELAITRSDWYRSAMRFDPDHIDDIEAVTDALDQFV; from the coding sequence ATGCGACGGTTTGCCCTCCGAGCGACACTGATACTGTACGCGACGCTGTTGGTCGGTCCCATCGGATCGGTGCTCCCAGGCAACGAGTGGGCGCTGTTCGTGGCTGGCGGCGGCGTCGGTGCAGTCGTCGGACTGGTCGCGACTGACATCCGAGAACCCGAGCAGTTCGTCCACACGGCGCCCCGCGGTATCGCTGGCTTCCTGCTCCCGCTGGCGTGGCTCGTTCCAGCCATTACACGCGCTGAGTCGGCCGTTTCACTGTTCGTCAGCCCGTGGTTTTTCGGATCGGTCGCTGCCCTCGTATGGCTCGTCGCGCTCCTGCTCGGCCACGAAATTCGACAGAACCGACTACAGGAGGAACTGACGACGCTCGTTTCCTTCGAAGCTGGACCGCCCGCAAAAGTGCGAAGACAGGCGAAATACGCCGTCAGCGCCCTCTTCGTAGTGGTCGCCGTTGCCATCGCCAGTATCGTCGTGATCGGCGGTGAGACTGATCTGACGGCGTTCGTCTGGCTGCCCGCTATGCTCCCGGTGTGGCTCAACCTGTTCACTGACCAGAAACAGTCCGCCGAGATCACCGACGAGGGGATTTTCCTGCAGGCGACGCTACACGAATGGGAGACGATCGATGGGTACGAGCACACTGAGGGCGAACTTGCGATCACGCGCAGCGACTGGTACCGATCAGCGATGCGCTTCGATCCCGACCACATCGACGACATCGAAGCCGTAACGGATGCTCTCGACCAGTTCGTGTGA
- the cdd gene encoding cytidine deaminase, with protein sequence MDNLTERAREAASSSYTPYSEYPVGAAIRTADSTVFTGCNVENENYTNSVHAEALAISNAVQAGHREFDAVAVSSGERDGVTPCGTCRQTLAEFCGDDLEIHCDEGETTATYTLGELLPER encoded by the coding sequence ATGGACAACCTCACCGAACGCGCTCGCGAGGCGGCGTCTTCCTCGTATACGCCATATTCTGAATATCCGGTCGGCGCAGCCATCCGAACGGCTGACAGCACCGTGTTCACCGGGTGTAACGTCGAGAACGAAAACTACACGAATAGCGTTCACGCCGAGGCGCTGGCGATCAGCAACGCCGTCCAGGCCGGCCACCGAGAGTTCGACGCGGTCGCCGTCTCCTCGGGCGAGCGCGACGGCGTCACGCCCTGTGGGACGTGTCGTCAAACCCTCGCGGAGTTCTGCGGGGACGACTTGGAGATTCACTGTGACGAAGGCGAGACGACCGCCACGTACACGCTGGGCGAACTGCTCCCGGAGCGTTGA
- the azf gene encoding NAD-dependent glucose-6-phosphate dehydrogenase Azf: MDDPVLLTGAGGRVGEAILDGLAEEYEWRLLLHSPPDEEPDHEYMIGDVTDEALVRAAVEGVGAIIHLAGDPRPEASWDSVLENNIDGTQKIYEAAVDEGVEKFVYASSNHAVGAFETDQRTPEMYREDDEFLLDGTELPRPGNLYGVSKATGEVLGRYYHDTYGIDVCNIRIGNLTKGHPPIDYERGQAMWLSYPDCAHIHQRALEADYDFEIVYGISDNDRKYYSIKRAREALGYDPQDNSAHFDGEEKVVPDS, from the coding sequence ATGGACGATCCCGTTCTGCTCACGGGTGCTGGCGGTCGCGTCGGCGAGGCGATCCTCGACGGACTCGCCGAAGAATACGAGTGGCGACTGCTCTTGCATAGCCCGCCGGACGAGGAACCGGACCACGAGTATATGATCGGCGACGTCACCGACGAAGCGCTCGTCCGGGCGGCCGTCGAGGGCGTCGGAGCGATCATCCACCTCGCCGGCGACCCCCGGCCGGAAGCCTCCTGGGACAGCGTCCTGGAGAACAACATCGACGGCACCCAGAAGATCTACGAGGCCGCTGTCGACGAGGGTGTCGAGAAGTTCGTCTACGCCTCCTCGAACCACGCCGTCGGCGCCTTCGAGACCGACCAGCGCACGCCCGAGATGTACCGCGAGGACGACGAATTCTTGCTCGACGGAACCGAACTACCCCGTCCGGGCAATCTCTACGGCGTCTCGAAAGCGACGGGCGAGGTGCTCGGCCGATATTATCACGACACCTACGGTATCGACGTCTGCAACATCCGGATCGGGAACCTCACCAAGGGGCATCCACCGATCGATTACGAGCGCGGCCAGGCGATGTGGCTCTCCTATCCCGACTGTGCACACATTCACCAGCGGGCCCTGGAGGCCGACTACGACTTCGAGATCGTCTACGGCATCTCCGACAACGACCGTAAGTACTACTCCATCAAGCGCGCCCGCGAGGCGCTGGGCTATGACCCACAGGACAACTCCGCGCACTTCGACGGCGAAGAAAAGGTCGTTCCCGATAGCTAA
- a CDS encoding dihydroneopterin aldolase family protein translates to MPTDAERACFEAGIKFGSLYHQFAGTPISPASADSLATAMEEAIENQPYCESVTVGIRMGELADAIEAGSADYTELTGAFLDVELTIAYEGTTVIARMEMEDGYPLMRLDEVR, encoded by the coding sequence ATGCCCACCGACGCCGAGCGGGCCTGCTTCGAGGCCGGGATCAAGTTCGGATCGCTGTACCACCAGTTCGCCGGCACGCCGATCAGTCCCGCGAGTGCCGACAGCCTCGCGACCGCGATGGAGGAGGCAATCGAGAACCAACCCTACTGTGAGTCCGTGACAGTCGGCATCCGGATGGGTGAACTCGCGGACGCGATCGAGGCGGGTAGCGCCGATTACACCGAGCTCACTGGGGCGTTTCTGGACGTCGAGCTGACGATTGCCTACGAGGGAACGACTGTTATCGCACGAATGGAGATGGAAGACGGGTACCCACTGATGCGGCTCGACGAAGTCAGGTGA
- a CDS encoding threonine aldolase family protein: MIDLRSDTVTTPSDAMRAAAADADVGDDVYGEDPTVNELQSRAADLLGKEAALYVPSGTMGNQIAVRTHTERGQEVLLEEACHTYKWELGGIAQHSQVQARTLDGGERGVIAPEQVRNGYVQADDHRPGTGLLVLENTHNAKGGTAIAPEHIDAAAEAAHERGVPVHLDGARLFNAAAALDVPAARIAREADSVMSCLSKGLGAPIGSMLAGSSDFIERARRVRKLMGGGMRQAGIVAAPGLLALENRDRLQEDHRRARELAAGLDDVEGMTVPQPETNIVLVETDEPAREVLDRLGERDVMGSAFGEHTIRLCTHWDIDDEDIETTVERARGV; encoded by the coding sequence ATGATCGACCTTCGGAGTGATACCGTCACGACACCCAGCGACGCAATGCGTGCGGCCGCCGCCGACGCCGACGTGGGCGACGACGTCTACGGCGAGGACCCGACAGTCAACGAACTCCAGTCTCGCGCGGCCGACCTACTCGGGAAGGAAGCCGCCCTGTACGTCCCCTCCGGGACGATGGGCAACCAGATCGCCGTCCGAACACATACCGAGCGCGGCCAGGAAGTCCTCCTCGAAGAAGCGTGTCATACCTACAAGTGGGAACTCGGCGGGATCGCCCAGCACAGCCAGGTCCAGGCCCGCACGCTGGACGGCGGCGAACGCGGCGTGATCGCCCCCGAACAGGTGCGAAACGGCTACGTCCAAGCCGACGACCACCGGCCCGGGACCGGCCTGCTCGTCCTGGAGAACACGCACAACGCCAAAGGCGGGACTGCAATCGCTCCCGAGCATATTGACGCTGCCGCCGAGGCCGCCCACGAGCGCGGCGTACCTGTCCACCTCGACGGGGCGCGGCTGTTCAACGCCGCGGCCGCGCTGGACGTGCCGGCCGCCCGGATCGCCCGTGAGGCCGACTCGGTGATGAGCTGCCTCTCGAAGGGACTCGGGGCGCCAATCGGCTCGATGCTCGCGGGCAGCAGCGACTTCATCGAGCGCGCTCGCCGCGTTCGCAAGCTCATGGGCGGTGGCATGCGCCAGGCGGGGATCGTCGCCGCGCCGGGGTTACTCGCGCTTGAAAACCGGGACCGACTGCAAGAGGACCACCGACGCGCTCGCGAACTCGCGGCTGGTCTCGACGATGTCGAAGGGATGACCGTACCGCAACCGGAGACGAATATCGTACTGGTCGAAACCGACGAACCCGCACGGGAAGTCCTGGATCGATTGGGAGAACGGGACGTGATGGGGAGCGCCTTCGGCGAGCATACGATTCGCCTCTGTACCCACTGGGATATCGACGACGAAGATATCGAAACGACGGTCGAACGCGCCAGAGGCGTCTAG
- a CDS encoding zinc ribbon domain-containing protein: MTERRIDLRPWIAALLGSIVTGLGHLYLRRVRRAVGWLAAAVLAVFIWAPDPMGASLLEFVPSMAVVTLSVLDAFTIALLERRKGRVTRDTETVNCPACGRPLDLDLDFCPWCTTRFERFEVREVEG, from the coding sequence ATGACCGAACGTCGTATCGATCTTCGGCCGTGGATCGCGGCACTTCTCGGTTCGATCGTTACCGGGCTCGGTCACCTGTATCTCCGGCGAGTCCGGCGTGCGGTCGGCTGGCTCGCGGCCGCGGTGCTCGCGGTTTTCATCTGGGCACCTGATCCCATGGGTGCGTCGCTACTGGAGTTCGTGCCGTCGATGGCGGTCGTCACGCTGAGTGTCCTGGATGCCTTTACGATCGCGTTACTCGAACGGCGGAAGGGGCGAGTCACACGGGACACCGAGACCGTCAACTGTCCCGCTTGCGGGCGTCCGCTCGATCTCGATCTGGATTTCTGTCCGTGGTGTACGACCCGCTTCGAGCGGTTCGAGGTGCGTGAGGTCGAGGGGTAA
- a CDS encoding M48 family metallopeptidase has translation MRHVGLKLRMAIVGSILFGFYAVIAAALYAAFGGSTAVLALVLAGSVLLIGVQYKVGKWGALRSVNAQDMPEDDRRFREIHRSVERLSDDMGIDKPRLMIADMGVPNAFAVGRKGAGVVVVSSQLIQVLDHDELEGVLAHELAHIRNRDVVTMVIGQGIATIVGLVAQFAVIFLGDNDIADLFLGIIVGNIVQFLVMLFVLAISRYREYVADSDAAGAIGRGEPLARALEKISNADHSRSRVSEEASALCIFSESRSLLSKLVSTHPPTEKRIQKLRS, from the coding sequence ATGCGACACGTTGGTCTCAAGCTCCGAATGGCGATCGTCGGATCGATCCTGTTCGGGTTCTACGCAGTCATCGCTGCCGCGCTCTATGCGGCGTTTGGTGGATCGACGGCGGTCCTCGCGCTCGTACTCGCGGGGAGCGTCCTGCTGATCGGCGTCCAGTACAAGGTCGGCAAATGGGGCGCCCTACGAAGCGTCAACGCCCAGGACATGCCCGAAGACGATCGCCGCTTCCGGGAGATCCATCGCTCGGTCGAGCGCCTGAGCGACGACATGGGCATCGACAAGCCGCGCCTGATGATCGCTGACATGGGCGTCCCCAACGCCTTCGCAGTCGGTCGCAAGGGGGCCGGCGTCGTGGTCGTCTCCAGCCAGCTCATCCAGGTGCTCGATCACGACGAGTTGGAAGGTGTGCTCGCACACGAGCTCGCGCATATCCGCAACCGGGACGTGGTGACGATGGTCATCGGCCAGGGGATCGCTACGATCGTTGGCCTCGTCGCACAGTTTGCCGTGATCTTCCTCGGCGACAACGACATCGCCGACCTCTTTCTGGGGATCATCGTGGGTAACATCGTCCAGTTCCTCGTGATGCTGTTCGTGCTGGCGATCTCCCGGTATCGGGAGTACGTCGCCGACAGCGATGCGGCCGGTGCCATCGGTCGTGGCGAACCGCTCGCACGCGCACTGGAGAAGATCAGCAACGCGGATCACAGCCGATCCCGGGTCAGTGAGGAGGCCAGCGCGCTCTGTATTTTCAGCGAATCGAGAAGTCTCCTCTCGAAACTCGTCTCGACGCACCCGCCGACGGAGAAACGTATCCAGAAGCTCCGGTCCTGA
- a CDS encoding DUF5786 family protein, whose protein sequence is MSMGAFDDDEHERRERKNSEVDASFDDKRTTYHGSVDYGGGESTEELLDQFEEIKSS, encoded by the coding sequence ATGTCGATGGGCGCATTCGATGATGACGAGCACGAACGCCGTGAGCGCAAAAACAGCGAGGTCGACGCGAGCTTCGACGACAAGCGGACGACCTATCACGGCAGCGTCGATTACGGCGGCGGTGAATCGACCGAGGAGCTCCTCGATCAGTTCGAAGAGATCAAGTCCTCCTGA
- a CDS encoding DUF7561 family protein, translating to MTTQPCDGCGEDVRIAGGISDFWSQAGGSTGGVSLELADGSEHFLCFDCVERLPDDRDVTAADIDDL from the coding sequence ATGACGACACAGCCGTGTGACGGATGTGGTGAGGATGTCCGCATCGCCGGCGGGATCAGCGACTTCTGGAGCCAGGCAGGGGGCTCGACCGGCGGCGTCTCCCTCGAGCTGGCCGACGGTAGCGAGCACTTCCTCTGTTTCGACTGTGTCGAGCGCCTGCCCGACGACCGGGACGTGACGGCCGCCGATATCGACGATCTGTAG